One genomic segment of Oxobacter pfennigii includes these proteins:
- the trpS gene encoding tryptophan--tRNA ligase, which translates to MSDEKKVIFSGIQPSGNLTIGNYLGALKNWVKLQDEYDCFYCIVDMHAITVRQEPKGLREKTLEVLALYLASGLDPNKNTLFIQSHVPAHAELSWVLNCFTYMGELSRMTQFKDKSAKHEENINTGLFAYPVLMAADILLYQTDLVPVGVDQKQHLELSRDIAQRFNNLYSPTFKVPEPYIGTEGAKIMSLQEPEKKMSKSDENENAFITMLDSPDVIRKKISRAVTDNLGTVRNSDEQPGIKNLLSIFSTFTGRTSEDIAKEYEGAGYAKFKADTAEAVIAELEPIQIKCREYIANKDYLNEVYKEGAEKAARVAYKTLRKVHKKVGFIPKE; encoded by the coding sequence ATGTCAGATGAAAAAAAGGTAATTTTCAGCGGTATTCAGCCGTCGGGCAATTTAACTATAGGAAATTATTTGGGGGCACTGAAAAACTGGGTAAAGCTGCAGGATGAATATGATTGTTTTTATTGCATAGTTGATATGCATGCAATAACGGTCCGTCAGGAACCTAAAGGTTTAAGGGAAAAGACTCTGGAGGTTCTGGCCCTGTATCTTGCGTCGGGCTTGGACCCCAATAAGAATACGCTTTTTATCCAATCCCATGTTCCGGCCCATGCCGAGCTTTCATGGGTACTCAACTGCTTCACCTATATGGGTGAGCTAAGCCGCATGACTCAATTTAAAGATAAATCAGCGAAGCATGAAGAAAATATAAACACCGGCCTCTTTGCTTATCCTGTACTTATGGCTGCCGATATTTTATTGTATCAGACCGACCTTGTTCCCGTGGGTGTCGACCAAAAGCAGCACTTGGAGCTATCCCGCGATATAGCGCAGAGGTTTAATAATTTATACAGCCCCACCTTCAAGGTTCCGGAGCCATATATAGGTACTGAAGGCGCTAAGATTATGAGCCTTCAGGAGCCGGAAAAGAAGATGTCAAAATCCGATGAAAACGAAAATGCGTTTATCACCATGCTTGACAGTCCGGATGTGATAAGAAAGAAAATTAGCCGCGCCGTTACCGATAATTTAGGTACTGTAAGGAATTCCGACGAGCAGCCGGGCATAAAGAATCTTTTATCCATCTTCTCCACCTTTACGGGAAGAACCTCGGAAGACATCGCAAAGGAATACGAAGGCGCAGGCTATGCAAAATTCAAAGCCGATACCGCCGAGGCTGTCATTGCAGAATTGGAGCCAATTCAGATAAAGTGCAGGGAATACATTGCAAACAAGGATTATCTCAATGAGGTATATAAAGAAGGCGCTGAAAAGGCAGCAAGAGTGGCTTACAAAACCTTAAGAAAAGTTCATAAAAAAGTGGGGTTCATCCCTAAAGAATAA
- a CDS encoding transposase, producing MIKKTNKGDDFMPRCARIKAPSCTYHIMVRSISEVLLYDDDTDKIRYLKTLKKYQEMFRFKVYAYCIMDTHAHFIIYSNGADISKVMHGVNQSYAQYYNRRHGRHGHLFQDRFKSKVVEDESYLISLSGYIHNNPIDLENYNGNIEGYPYSTLGIYLGLAQDAFGLVDHKFVLLHFGKNINLARNQYLGYIKQCISLDILSDIEFENELNDYWSQKSLYLREQTAVDVAQQMSEKIGFKKIMLSMKSNSKATEYRSLYVLFLRAFCDLKYVDICRVIGNVTQSRVSKLCSIGVDLLQSNDKYRSIMNDIFENCKTA from the coding sequence ATGATAAAAAAAACAAATAAAGGAGATGATTTCATGCCAAGATGCGCAAGAATAAAAGCTCCATCTTGCACATATCACATCATGGTTAGAAGCATTAGCGAAGTATTGCTATATGACGATGATACCGATAAAATCAGATATTTAAAGACGCTCAAAAAATATCAGGAGATGTTTCGTTTCAAGGTTTATGCCTATTGCATTATGGATACGCATGCCCATTTTATCATTTATTCCAATGGTGCCGACATATCAAAAGTCATGCATGGAGTCAACCAGTCCTATGCTCAATATTACAACAGAAGGCATGGCAGACATGGACATCTTTTCCAAGACAGATTCAAGAGTAAGGTTGTAGAAGACGAAAGTTATCTCATATCATTGTCCGGGTACATTCACAATAACCCAATTGATTTAGAAAATTATAATGGTAATATCGAAGGCTACCCCTATTCAACTTTGGGAATTTATCTGGGGTTAGCACAGGACGCGTTTGGATTGGTAGATCACAAGTTCGTACTTCTACATTTTGGCAAGAATATCAATTTGGCAAGAAATCAATATTTAGGTTACATAAAGCAATGCATCAGCCTGGATATACTTTCGGATATAGAGTTTGAGAACGAACTCAATGACTATTGGAGTCAAAAAAGCTTATATTTGAGAGAGCAGACGGCAGTGGATGTTGCACAGCAAATGTCAGAGAAAATAGGTTTTAAGAAGATAATGCTTTCAATGAAAAGTAACAGCAAAGCTACGGAATATAGATCCTTGTATGTCCTTTTCCTACGAGCATTTTGTGATTTAAAATATGTTGATATTTGCAGAGTTATCGGCAATGTGACACAATCTAGGGTATCTAAACTTTGCTCTATTGGTGTTGATTTGCTCCAAAGTAATGATAAATACAGAAGCATAATGAACGATATTTTCGAAAACTGTAAAACAGCATAA